The genomic region ATCTGTACTAGGGCTTCACAATCCAGATTGTTAGGAAATGTCTTCTGTTTTGTGCCTTGGGGAAAGTATTTTTATCAGCAGATTGGACACGTTAGGCTCTGCATAAATGGCTTCTACCTTCCTGCACTGTTATCTTATAGTCTGGTTCTTTCTCTGTTagccacattttcttttcttatgagCAACTCTTCCTTCTCATTTATGTACAGCaaagagtttttctttcttttttagtagTAGCACtgcctccttaattttttttatcttcagttccaaactctctccctccctccacccctcttctacccattgaaaaggaaagaaatacaatatccattatacatatgaagccatgcaaaacgtatttctaCTTTAGTTAtgttgttgcaaaaaaaaaaaaaaagaaaaatagagaaaaactgTTTCAATCTGTACTTGAGTCCATCAATTCTCTATCTGTAGTGGTGGTTTAATGGCACCTTTCCCGAAATGCTCTTTAGTCATGAATAGatttagaattattagaatagAATTAGGGCCTCATGATGACATATTTATACATGGCTTTATggttataaagtgctatatacagaATTTCTCTCTAGGAGAATGTGaagtccttgaaagcagggactgtgctTGCTTGTATCCTTggtgcctagcccagtgcctgatatatgtatgtatatatatatatatatacatacatatatatatatatatatatatatatatatatatatagctagatagatataaatgcttgttgaatgattgctCTTTTACTACCAGAGAATCTCAGGTACAAAGTAGATAGGTACAGCAAGCCATCCTACTGTTCTTGGGAAAGACTATAGTGGTAGGGGGAGGAGCCTGAGGATATTGGGAGATTACTTATCTACAGGGGCATGAGGCTAACTTCTACCTTTCTTCTCTGACTGTAGGAACTTGCCCCTGTCCATTGGCATTTCCATGCCCGTTGTCACCATAATCTACATTTTGACCAATTTGGCCTATTACACTGTGCTCAACATGAGGGACATCATGGACAGTGATGCTGTTGCTGTGGTAAAGTGTTATGGCAACCAAGAGGGCGAGAAGGTTCACCTAGGGTAGACAGGTTGCTGTCTCTTTAAGCCTTGATGGAGGACTTCACAAGTACAGTTGGGGAGTGGGTTACCTCAGATTTAGGGAGAAAGCATGAAGTTCTTGGGGTGGAGGGACAGTACCTTGATTTTCACAGTAAACATTCTCTTTTCCCACTACTTTTTTTCCCTACTCCTCACCCAATGTAGACTTTCGCTGACAGAATTTTTGGAATATTCAACTGGACAATTCCCTTGGCTGTTGCCTTATCCTGTTTTGGGGGTCTCAATGCTTCCATCGTGGCTGCTTCCAGGTGAGACTGGATGTTCTTTTGAGATACCACGGTGACTGAGGAAAACTGCAAGGGATGGATAGATGGGCACACCCAGCCTGCTACAGTACTCTTTTGGCCTCGTGATAAGCCTCTTAGCTTTTGCAACTTTGCCATCCTGATCCCACTATTCAGCTTTCAGCTAGCTCTCCTTGTACATTGATGGAATTCATGGGTTTTGATTTTTACCCCACCTCAACCCacctcagcctcctctctcctACCTGAAACAGGCTCTTTTTCGTGGGCTCACGAGAAGGGCACCTCCCTGATGCTATCTGCATGATTCATGTTGAACGGTTTACTCCAGTGCCATCTCTACTCTTCAATGTAAGTGGTACCCTAAATGATGGGTTGCTAGTGGAGGGAGTATTAAATAGCACTGTCCTGGGGGAGGTTCGGTCCAGCAGCTCCAGGGTATGTGTATTGTAGGGAGCCATGGCACTCATCTACTTGTGTGTGGAGGACATCTTCCAGCTCATCAACTACTACAGCTTCAGCTACTGGTTCTTCGTGGGTCTCTCCATTGTGGGGCAGCTCTACTTACGCTGGAAGGAACCCGACAGACCCCGGCCCCTCAAGGTGATTCATTAACCCTGTTTCTATGAAACATCTAGAATGCTAACAAGAAAGCTTGGAGCCAGAGGGGCAGATTTTCCAGCATTGTTCAGGGGCAAGTGGGAACTAAGACACAAGAAACCTCATGGGAGGGAAACTAGAAGGTCCCTACAAGGacaataaaaaaaaagggaaacatCGATGACCTTACTGGGTGACAGACATCACCATCTTTCTCAGGACACTAGGTTGTGAAAGGAACTTTTAAACTGTCTAATCTCAAGTTACGTTCTGCTTTGCACTTGCAGCTCAGTTTGGTCTTCCCCATCATCTTCTGCCTTTGTACCATCTTCCTGGTGGCTATCCCTCTTTACAGCGATACCATCAACTCCCTTATCGGCATTGGCATTGCCCTCTCAGGCCTGCCCTTTTACTTCTTCTTCGTCAGAATGCCAGAACACAAACGGCCATACTGCCTCCGAAGGACTGTGGGTGAGTCCTGGGGGACCACTGACCCTGATTCTGAAGTTTGTGTCTTCTTGTTTGGTAAAATGAAGATCTCACTTACTCCTGATTCTCTGGCCTTGGGGGAAGTTGCTGACTGCCCTTTGGAGGTGACCCTCCTGTCTCAAGTCTGATGCAGAtcagctcctcctcccctaaccCCCACatcatccctcctctcttctatgtattctctctcctttgtagCTTTGGTCACGAGGTATATCCAGCTCCTATGTATGTCAGTTGCTGCAGAGATGGATTTGGAAGACGTGGGAGAGATGCCCAAGCAACAGGATCCCAAGTCCAACTAATTAACAACCCGACTGACTTCTCCTGTAATGAGACACTGAGGGCAGGGAATTTCCTTTTCCCACTGACCAGGGCCAGCGGGATAGGATCCTTCCTTGACGACAACCTACCAAGTCCAGACCTGGCTTTGGGACAGCTTTAGGAACCTTTTGAACTTATTCTTTAAGAGAAGTGGAgaataatttattgtttttgttacttGTTCCAGGTTTTTAAATGGAagtttgggggtgggaagaagcaTGCCTTGGGCTTGGTTTCTCTATTAGCAGGTCCTcagaaggaggaagagcagggaCAGGTGCCCAGAATATTCACTGACTGAATTCTGTACCACCTTCCTATCCCTCTTCCCACTGGAAGCCCCACTAGGGTTAGCAATGCTCCTGGCCTCCTACATGCATCAGGGAGGAACTACCCAAGGGGCAGAGGGATCATCTTGGATAACAATAAAAGGGATGGCAGTGGCCTCTTTATTTGCACTGTCAAGTTTACAGCCTTGGCTCTGATTTTCACAGACATGATACAGACGTAAAAAAATCTTGATGCTCTAGAAGTGTTCCCCAGGGACTCCTTTCCTTCCAACATTAAGCCCATGTTCTGTACAGTcagatgaaattattgtttcaaatGGGCCTTAAAGAGAGTTAAATTACCGAATGCTAAAATGATGATTAAAAGCTTGATGTCTACCTCCACCGAGCACAAACATGCAAAGGATATCAGGTAGTAGGGCCTACAAaccaattaggaaaaaaaattactctcgttaatatttatttagaccCATCATCTGAAAAATACTGCATGGGGTCTTCTTAGAGTCATGCCTTGTACATACTGTAGGGAGAGCTAAGGGGAAGTGTGAGGTACTGGGCAGGCTGCTGGACCTAGAAGCAGGAGACCTTGATTCTGGTCCTAGTTCTGATACTTATACACTATGTGATCATgagtccatttcctcatctgtaacaggcACAAAATTGGAGTGAATTACCTTTCAGAGTTGGGGTGAAAGCTTAGCTATGTAGACAAGAGTTATTGATTTAATTAGGTACTGGTTTTCTCAACCAACTCGGGCATATACTTCTTCAAGCAAAGGTGATAATTTGGCTGGAAAGACTTTATACGAATGTAGATGGAATAAACACAAATATGGgctgggaagttttttttttttaacctacatAATAACAAAGGCTGGATTTGGCCTGGTTTTACTGCCTTATATGCTAGGCTCTGTCAAATAATACCCTTTACCCTGTTCACTACTGAGGAGGAATCAGGAAATAGTAAATCAACACAGAAGTTTATTACCTTCCCAGAGAAGAGAACATGGCTCAGATGCTTGCTATGCATATACCACTGAAAGCCTTCCCATATCCACCTTGTGGGTTGATCTATCAAGAGTCTGTGGCATTGAACACTTGTGAGAATGAATGTCAACATGTTCCTACTGCTTCTAGGATCAGGGTAGGACTGTCCAGATCTTGCTCTCAGGAACTGAGGCTCTTAGTAATCAAAGTTCTCTGGTATGTTGATGGTAAGTACACCAGTCATCCAAGAGTATCCCTCCAGGGCTTCTGTGACTTTGGTTTGCTGCTGGTAGTGGTGGTAGAAggctgttttccttcaggctgTAGCAGGGGATTGTGGGTGAAGGTCTGTCGTAAGGGGcctagggaagaagagagaaacagataagcaggaagagagaaaagagcagcagaagccaagaTGTGGTCTAGAGTCCCTGCAAATCCAGAAAAATGATTCACCTCGAGCTGCCAGCTGCAGGTGGTCCCGCATGCGACGCTCCCGCTCCTTTAGCTGGTGAGCTGTCTGGGCATTTTTCCAGCCTGCAGGGGAAGCAATAAGCTAAGAGTCAGCATTTAGTTCTCTCCTTTAATCACTTCCCTCCAGCAATACCCTTTCCCTAGAACACAAGCCTTACCTGTTTTGAGGCTCTTAATGAGGCCCTCCTGCGCAGGCAACTGGCTTGGCTCATGTAGGATTCGCTTTGGAATGCGCAGCCAAGTGCGTACAGCTGGCATCTTAAGGAAGGCCACTTGGGCCAGTGAGAAGAGGTTGGAAGAGAGCCAGTATGTGAACACAGCCTGGATAAAGAGTATAGACTTTTAGGAGCTCTTTCTAATGTATGAGGCGAAGAGTGTAGGGCAGGCAGACGGAGAAAGGCGCAGCAACTTCAGTTTTACATACCGTGGGGAAATGGATGGTGAAGGGCAAGACAACCAGGGGCAGCGCTCGGAAGACGGTTTTCATCATACGCAGGTTGGCATTGCTGACACCAGTCTCAGCACCAAGCTATGAATAAGGAAACAGCCAATGTAAAGGAGGGAGGCAAGGAGgacagaagacagaagagaagggaagaagtaaaAGATAAGAAAGATGTAGGAAATCAACATGAAAAAAGCTGCATCTGTTTTCGTGCCTAACTTTACTTCTTACCATGTCATAACCACACACCACTGTAACATTAGGGAGCTGACCAGAGTAGGCTGACCATTCCTATGAAACCAACCATAACCCTAAACAGTCTGCCTGATGTCAGCTTTTCACAGAACCCAATCAAGGTATACCTGGGGATAGGCTTGTACTGAAAGGTTAATGATTCCCACTCCTCTTATCTCCAACTACTCTTAGTTTCCCAAGATAATTTTTTTAGCTTTGTAGTTTACCCTGATTTCTCAGAATTGTTTGTATTACTACGCTTGGAAAACCATTTTCCCAGGAGAATCCAAGCTTACCTCCAGGATTGCCCACATCGATGCTGTGACTAACAAGGGCAGCGCATAGATAGGGTCAGATGCTGTGAGATCCTGGAACCACCAGAGACCCCCACTCTGCATGCTGGGCACAGGGAGATAGGCCATCTCTCTCAGTGCAATGAAGAAGGAGATGAAGACAGGAGCCTAGAGCACAGGGTAGACAGATGTCAGTTGAAGGAATGACTCCTTGTTGCCTCTTGATGGGAATCCCACAATGTACTAAGTAAGGAGAAGCCAGTACACAATCTTAATCATTTCTTAGGAGAATAGGGAATGGGAAACAGATAGGAAAGGAGTCCTGGAAGCCTAGGAATACAGCTACTCACCTGGGCTAGGGGAATAATGAATCCTCTCATAGGGTTCACATCATGTTTCTTTTGGTAGAGTTGTAGTTCTGAAAAGGCCCTGGAAACTGACCAGAAGAGGTGAGGCAAGTTAACAATGGGCTGCCAGAGCAGGGAAATATCTCCCTTACTGCTTAACTCAAACATTTCCCAATCTTCATTTCAAATTCACTGGGAGGGAATGAACATCCAGGACTTGCCCTACCTCCAACAATGCTCCACAAGACCTTCAGTGACTGCTGAGGTTGCTTACGTTTCCGTAGCAAAATGCCAGATAGGGGCCAAAGATGCTTTATTCTCCCCCTTACCCCTTCATTGACTCACATTCAAATTTATCCCCTGACAACTTGGCCTCATTCATCCGAGTGGTAAATTTGTGGATCTCTGGCATGTGGTTATTGATCTTTACTGCCTCCCGTTGGCCTTTCACAAtgagggggaaaatgaggcaTCTTGCAACGACAGTGCCtaggaaaaacaaaccaaagataGATGTGAATTAGTATGCAGCCTTAAATTGGGCTAGGATTAGGTCCCTACAGGAAGGAACCACCTCATCCTAACCCACTATAACTTGTGtgaagggcccaggacagagaaaGTATCTGGACTTAGTTACTTCCAAAGCTCTGTTGTTCAATCAGGAAGCCTAATATTAATTTTTGCAAGGTAGGTAGGTATCTGGGAATCTGTCTGAGTTCAGTCATTGCTAAAGTGAGAAGGGAGCATTTACTGATAGCTTACTGTTTAAATACCTTCCTGTTTCCCCGCCCACCCCGCATGACCAGTTTCTTAGCAATCTGGACCAAGGTTCTTCCCCTCTGGCCCACAGTGATCATATTAGTTGCAGGGCATTTTGTTCTAACCTTCTCCTACATTCaaatattccaaagtctttcTCTAAGAATGCTTTTTACTATCTGACTTCTTTCCACGCTACTACCTCTCGCAGCAGTCCTTGGGCCCAAGGACCCTTTGAACTATAGATTACACACTGATTTCAAAATTCCTTTTTGACAAATGGCGCATTCAAGTCTTTGGAGCCTAAGTCACTTCTCCTGAAGCCCCACCATCTTGTTCCTCACTTGAGGTTGTGATCCCTAAGACCCTGCTTAACCAGGCTCTACCCTTCTAATCCTCTTTTGCCTACAAGGCCCGATCTCAAGTTCCTGCTTCCCTGACTTCAAAGGTCTTATTCCCCTTACATGTAACAATGGTTCCCCACCATGGCAGGCCCACATCAACATGCACAAACTCCAGAAGGTTCTGCACCAGTCCCACTGGGGTGTAGCTTCCTAGCCCCAGGTCACTGAGGCTCTGCTCTGCGGCAGCCTGGACTACATCAGCAGCTCCACCTGGAACCACCTCTGTCACTGATGTTGGGGAAGGGGTTGCAGGAAGAATGGGAGAGGTCTGCACCTgttggaagaaaagaaatttagcaTGGTGAACAGCCTGGTGGGAAAGTAATTAGGCACCTCTCTAGGTAAGAGAGTTGGTGTACAATAGATTTGGAGCAAtatatctgttttgtttttcagacaTGGTCAGCTTGACACTGCTTTTTAGGGGCTTGTCTGGGGGGATGACAAGGAGTCATGacaagtgatataaaaataatatgaataataatgaaatgaaatgatataaaaaataaaatatttaaaaaggaaaaacaaacagcaaGGAGGAATCTCTAGGGCTCTCTCTTTGTGCCTTCGTATCAGGAGGTAACATCTTTATTCACTTGCTTCTCTAACTCCCCATTCTTCCAATACTGTCCATATTTGCACAGAATCTCTAGGCTAAGAGGGTGATCTTATCTGTACCTAAGTCATGTAGTAAGTAAGAATCTGTAAACTTTTTTCCCATGTTATATATAAAACCCAAATCTTTCTTGTTATAACTtcagttcattttcttttatggaaAACCCAGGCCATTTCTCCACACTGAACTCCTACAATTAATTCGTCAGtaatttataatttacaaagtactttattcaTAATAAACTTGTGAAGAATGTGGGGCCAGTATCATCATTCCctttttccagatggggaaaactTATAGAGGTGAAATAACTTAATGACAAGCACCAAAGCCAAAATTCAAACcctggcattttttaaaataaacacatcTACTTCATACGCTTCTATAAAGTAAGAAGATTGAACTGttctcctttccagttttaatgTTCTTTGACACTCATACCACACTCTGCCATCCCATGTAATTgacttcctatttttaaaatatttgatatcttttgttttgatcaaacgagataacatgtaaattgctttgtaaatctcaaagtgcCATATAACATATTTTTACATCACCGACTATAAATAagtttttcttttcccactcccAGAGCGCTAAAGaataaaagggaggaaaaagagtttaggaaaactaaccaacatatcaaccgAATTCAACATCATACGTAGTATTCGACAACCATAGTCCCCTCTCAGATCACTTCCATGTGTAGATATACTCCTATGACCTTTGCAAAAGGAGGTTAGTATATTTTTATATCTCCTCTTTGGGACCACACTTCGTATTAAAATTTGATAACACTGAGTTTTAATAGTTTTGCTGTCCTTTCCAATTCCATAATTATTGTGCATGTCACTTTCTGGTTTCTGCTCCCTTccctttgcatcacttcatataggtcttccaTTTCTCCCTATTCGCTGCTTCTTTAaacattcccttcccttcacgCACCAGAACTTCTTCCACCACTCTCCAATCAAAGGGCATCTATTCTGCTGCTGGACCTTTAGGTTCTTACCTGGCTCTCCGCAAGCAGGGCGGTGGCCGTGCTGAGGCACCGTGGGGTCGGGCCCCCGCTCCAGACCCCGGGGGACACGTTCCACCTTTGTctggtggggagcagggaggtGCCGGACGGGTGTTTCCAGCGCGGTCCGTGCAGCCAGTGCGGGTGCGGGGAGACGCTGTGGAACTGAAGCAGGGAAATGACAAAGAAGGTGACCCATCGCTGGCTGCAGCGTTGTGGGCGGGAGGGCCCTCTCCCTATGATAATAATGCTACGGATAACGTTACACTATACAGTAACACAACCGGTCCTCAAGGACCCCGCTGGGACACAAGCGCAGCGCAGTTATCACTGCCCTCACTTTACAGCGCTCGCAAGGATTAAGCGATTCGCTCAAGGTCACGCTGCAAGAGCGGCGGTGGCAGGGCTTAATTCTGGTCTCCTGGCTCTCTCCGGGAAAACCCGAACCGCCAACGAGGTGGGAGATCACGGCCGGGTCACAGCACAGACAGGGTCAGAGGTCAAGACCTCCTAACCCCTCCATGTTGAGACTAAGCGGCTAGATACCGCCCCTCCATTCAGGGGGTCCGACGTCACCGGGACTCTCAACACGGGCCGGGTTTGCCCACTTTTAGGCATGGGGGCTGAGGCAGTGTGCCGGTGTCCTGACCTAAAGGGGTTTGGGGCTGTACCTGGCGCCGAAGCCGTAAGAGGCGAAGCTCCCCCCGGGTCCCACACAGCCGTCGCACCGCCATGTTCCCGGGCAGAGGAAGCGATGTTGCGCTTGCGCACTGACGGCACTCTTCACGCGAGAGGCCGCCCTTTTGGTTGTGGTCAGGAAGTTAGAGGAGTCTCCACAGACTGAATCACCATACAGAACAGAGGGGAGCGGCCATCTTTGATACTGGTAAGAAGACCCGACGGACGGGGATATGTCAAGTGGCGGTTGTCTTGGTTACGGACTAGCAGCGTGGGTCTCCTTTTTGTCTGGCGTCTTTGGCAACGGGCGATGTCTGTGGCCATCTTCAGTAGGGGCGTGGGGCTTTGCCGTCCTCTCCGCGTTGAAGCCGCTGCCCGGCCATATTGGAATTTCTGGAAGAGGGTCCTGTGGGAGCCTCTTGATTTAACCTCgggagtagtggtggtggtgatggtggtgttaTCTAAGGATCCGCCTGACCCGTGTGTCCCCCGTGTTTGGAGGCTCACGTGTTTGAAAAGCTGTCCACAACCCCGGGGTGGACGATTGGCTAGGTGTGCTCTTCTCCCAG from Trichosurus vulpecula isolate mTriVul1 chromosome 8, mTriVul1.pri, whole genome shotgun sequence harbors:
- the OXA1L gene encoding mitochondrial inner membrane protein OXA1L produces the protein MAVRRLCGTRGELRLLRLRRQFHSVSPHPHWLHGPRWKHPSGTSLLPTRQRWNVSPGVWSGGPTPRCLSTATALLAESQVQTSPILPATPSPTSVTEVVPGGAADVVQAAAEQSLSDLGLGSYTPVGLVQNLLEFVHVDVGLPWWGTIVTCTVVARCLIFPLIVKGQREAVKINNHMPEIHKFTTRMNEAKLSGDKFEFSRAFSELQLYQKKHDVNPMRGFIIPLAQAPVFISFFIALREMAYLPVPSMQSGGLWWFQDLTASDPIYALPLLVTASMWAILELGAETGVSNANLRMMKTVFRALPLVVLPFTIHFPTAVFTYWLSSNLFSLAQVAFLKMPAVRTWLRIPKRILHEPSQLPAQEGLIKSLKTGWKNAQTAHQLKERERRMRDHLQLAARGPLRQTFTHNPLLQPEGKQPSTTTTSSKPKSQKPWRDTLG